One Varibaculum prostatecancerukia genomic window, TAGCACGCTGAGCCAGCGTTAACCACTTACTCGGTGGCGGTTAGCGCTGGTTAGAGTCGTTAGCAACCAGAACCGTCAGCACCGTGCAGAGCACAGTCTGAATAATGGTGAAAGCGGTGTTCCAACCAACCTGTCCGGTCTGGAAGTTATGGGACGCCGCAAAGATTCCCATTAATATAGCGACGAGAGCAAAGCTCAGAATTACCTGCCGCGAACGTGACATTTGATTTCCTCCATGAAGGTAATATACGAAATACTATTATCTCGGGTTAAAGGACAAAAAGTTTATTGCTCCGAGAGTACGGTTCCCTTCTTCCCAATTTCAGCCTAATAGGCATATAGGTAATTATAGGTGATGAAAAGCAAGTTTTCCCAATATCGACGATTTTGTGGTAGTAAGAGTTGTCAACCTATGGGGATAGCGAAAATCTTTCGCTGATAATTCGAGATAAGTATTCCTATTTTATCCGATGGGCATCACCCGATCAGCGATTTTGTCGACTAGCAATTGTTCGTGGCTCACCGAAAGTATTCCAATATTTCTCCGCTTGGCTTCCTCGAGCAGAAAGTTCCATATCTGAGCTTGGGAAATAGGGTCAAGCATGGTGGTGATCTCGTCAGCGATAAGATACTTAAGGTCAACGCGCAAGGCTCGGGCGATACAAAAACGTTGAATTTCACCACCTGAAAGTTCGCTGGGGTAACGATTCAGCCAGCTGCGCTCAATGCCGAGCCCCTCCAGCAGGCGCTCATCAATATCGCCAGCTTCCCGCAAACTTTCACCCAGTTTTAGCCGCGGGTCAACAGATTGCTCCGGATGCTGCCAGATTAGCTGTACCGGGCGAGCCTGGCGACGCGGCAGGGGCTGGCCACCGATTAGAACGCTACCTTTTTGGGGAGTTAAAAAACCGGTTAGCAACTTGCAAATAGTGGTTTTTCCTTGGCCACTGGGGCCGAATAGGGTTACTTTTTCTCCCGGATTAACCTGCAGATTAAAGTCTTGTACTACCGGTTTGTTTTTACGGTACTCAAACCAAATATGACTAGCGACCAGGCTCATTTCCCCTCACCTCCCAGGGATTCCTCTTTATAGGCAGCAGGGTTTGCGCACCGCACCATGGCCTTACCAATCCGCAGAGAGGCAATCTCTTCGTTGCAAGCATCGATCTTCCAGGGGCAGCGGGAGCTAAAGGGACAGCCAGAATAGCTTCCAGGTAGGGGTTGGTTCCCAGGATAGGGGGCGAAACCGCGTCCCGGCAAGGACCTAAGAAGGGCGCGAGTGTAAGGATGGTAGGGGCCGCCAGTCGGCGTGCTGGTATCTTGCCACTCTTTTATCAAACCAACCTCTAGGGTGGTGCCGGCATAGAAAACCGAAGCCCGGTCTGCGTAGCGCAGCGCCAATTCCACGTCGTGAGTGATGATTAGTACCGCATTTCCCGCGTCCGCGAACTTGCGTAAATCCTGCATTACTAGCTCCGCTAACTCAGCATGTAAGCCGGGTGTGGGTTCGTCAGCTACAATCAACTGTGGTTTGGCTAGGAGAGCCGCCGCGATTAGAACTCGGCGCGCCATTCCCCCCGAAATCTCAAATGGAAACTTGTCGGCGGTATCTTGCGGTAACT contains:
- a CDS encoding ATP-binding cassette domain-containing protein, whose product is MSKQPILAINDLSIGFPAKDGEIINVISRLHARVRPGEILAVIGSSGSGKSLLAEAILGISSPAAYVAGDIEYRGKKLSADTLSALAGKEVALIPQSVNSLDPLMKIGRQVRGEKGCDPEAMRRIFERYQLPQDTADKFPFEISGGMARRVLIAAALLAKPQLIVADEPTPGLHAELAELVMQDLRKFADAGNAVLIITHDVELALRYADRASVFYAGTTLEVGLIKEWQDTSTPTGGPYHPYTRALLRSLPGRGFAPYPGNQPLPGSYSGCPFSSRCPWKIDACNEEIASLRIGKAMVRCANPAAYKEESLGGEGK
- a CDS encoding ABC transporter ATP-binding protein — encoded protein: MSLVASHIWFEYRKNKPVVQDFNLQVNPGEKVTLFGPSGQGKTTICKLLTGFLTPQKGSVLIGGQPLPRRQARPVQLIWQHPEQSVDPRLKLGESLREAGDIDERLLEGLGIERSWLNRYPSELSGGEIQRFCIARALRVDLKYLIADEITTMLDPISQAQIWNFLLEEAKRRNIGILSVSHEQLLVDKIADRVMPIG